The proteins below are encoded in one region of Equus przewalskii isolate Varuska chromosome 1, EquPr2, whole genome shotgun sequence:
- the ZNF365 gene encoding protein ZNF365 has protein sequence MQQQAFEASGYPWQESFENVAVCLPFRCPRCGDHTRFRSLSSLRAHLEFSHSYQERTLLTKCSLLPSLKDTDLVTSSEPLKQAKLQSCGNVVKQKPSYVNLYSISHEHSKDRKPFEVVAERPVSYVQTYTAVDLRADSLDGSRSSPGLPTPDTKASFEAHVREKFNRMVEAVDRTIEKRIDKLTKELAQKTAELLEVRAAFVQLTQKKQEVQRRERALNRQVDVAVEMIAALRQRLTESEEELLRKEEEVVTFNHFLEAAAEKEVQGKARLQDFIENLLQRVELAEKQLEYYQSQQAAGLGRDVSEHVLTDISSNRKPKCLSRGHPHSVCNHPDLKTHFHPKGRSYLKKAKDDRASTQPSKAVHEQAESPRELCRPLKKGELGLSRKGNIRPKMAKKKPTAIVNII, from the exons ATGCAACAGCAGGCTTTTGAGGCAAGCGGATACCCCTGGCAGGAGTCCTTTGAGAATGTTGCTGTGTGCCTGCCATTCCGCTGCCCGAGGTGTGGAGACCATACCAGATTTAGAAGCCTGTCGTCGTTGAGGGCCCATCTGGAATTCAGTCACAGCTACCAGGAAAGAACCCTCTTGACAAAATGCAGCCTCCTTCCATCCCTCAAAGACACAGACCTAGTCACCTCCTCAGAACCCCTGAAACAGGCAAAATTGCAGAGCTGTGGCAACGTGGTGAAGCAGAAGCCGAGCTATGTTAACTTGTATAGCATTTCACACGAACACTCCAAGGACAGGAAGCCATTCGAGGTGGTGGCAGAGAGACCTGTGTCCtacgtgcagacctacactgcagTGGACCTCCGTGCAGACTCGCTGGATGGGTCCCGGTCGAGTCCCGGCCTTCCCACCCCAGACACCAAAGCTTCTTTCGAGGCACATGTCAGAGAAAAGTTCAATCGGATGGTGGAAGCCGTGGACAGGACCATCGAGAAGAGAATTGATAAACTCACCAAAGAGTTGGCTCAGAAAACTGCTGAACTGTTGGAAGTTCGGGCAGCTTTTGTTCAGCTGACTCAGAAAAAGCAGGAAGTTCAGAGACGAGAGCGGGCCCTGAATAGACAGGTGGACGTGGCCGTGGAGATGATTGCGGCGCTGAGGCAGCGCCTGACGGAGTCCGAGGAGGAGCTTCTCAGGAAAGAGGA AGAAGTTGTTACATTCAACCATTTCCTCGAAGCAGCAGCTGAGAAGGAGGTTCAAGGGAAAGCTCGGCTCCAGGACTTTATCGAGAATCTCTTACAACGGGTAGAACTGGCGGAAAAGCAGTTAGAATACTATCAAAGCCAGCAGGCCGCTGGCCTCGGCCGAGACGTCAGTGAGCATGTG cTTACAGATATCTCCTCAAATAGGAAACCCAAATGCCT CAGCCGAGGGCACCCACATTCTGTGTGTAACCACCCTGATCTCAAGACCCATTTTCATCCAAAGGGAAGGAGCTACCTGAAAAAAGCCAAGGATGACAGAGCCAGCACGCAGCCTTCGAAGGCCGTTCACGAACAGGCTGAGTCCCCAAGAGAGCTCTGCAGACCACTGAAGAAAGGGGAGCTGGGGCTTAGCCGCAAGGGCAACATCAGGCccaaaatggctaaaaaaaaGCCAACAGCAATTGTGAACATCATCTAA